Proteins from a genomic interval of Streptococcus sp. D7B5:
- a CDS encoding DUF1803 domain-containing protein, translating into MIQIFNPSRLTRQPFFIDLVDYLDQHDDVILREIKAQFPDVAVDKLMEEYIKAGLIRRDNKRYFLNLSFLESIDNLTLDQEIFIREDSPVYHALLEKTFETELRNQTNAAILVESTDFAREKMTLSNYFYKVKNQYPLTEKQQELYAILGDVNPEYALKYMTTFLLKFLKKDQLIQKRRDIFVESLVVLGYVVQNEEGKYELAVDFDKERLTFYLP; encoded by the coding sequence ATGATTCAGATTTTTAATCCCTCTCGTTTGACTCGGCAGCCATTTTTTATAGATTTGGTGGACTATCTGGACCAGCATGACGATGTGATCCTTCGAGAAATCAAGGCCCAGTTTCCAGATGTAGCAGTTGATAAACTCATGGAAGAGTATATTAAGGCCGGTTTGATCCGAAGGGACAACAAACGCTATTTTCTCAATCTCTCTTTTCTAGAATCGATAGACAATCTAACCCTTGACCAAGAAATTTTTATCAGAGAGGACAGTCCAGTTTATCATGCTCTGTTAGAGAAGACTTTTGAGACAGAATTGCGCAATCAAACCAATGCTGCCATTTTAGTCGAATCTACAGATTTTGCTAGAGAAAAGATGACCCTGTCTAATTATTTCTACAAGGTCAAGAATCAATATCCTTTGACAGAAAAGCAGCAGGAACTCTATGCCATTTTGGGAGATGTCAATCCTGAGTATGCCCTCAAGTATATGACGACCTTTTTACTGAAGTTTCTCAAAAAAGACCAGCTGATACAGAAACGCCGTGATATCTTCGTTGAGAGTCTAGTCGTCTTGGGCTATGTTGTGCAAAACGAAGAAGGGAAGTATGAGTTGGCTGTTGACTTTGACAAGGAACGATTGACTTTCTATTTACCTTAA
- a CDS encoding YiiX/YebB-like N1pC/P60 family cysteine hydrolase: MLENGDLIFVKDLSDMGQAILASTGNYSHVAIFLDGFIYHASGQAGVICQEPADFFEPTHLYDLYVYPELEADLVKERASKHLGAPYNASFYPDGNGFYCSQYIAEILPIFETIPMKFGDGEQEISDFWREYYRKLKFPVPLNQPGTNPSQLAASPLLECKERNLHDSDF; the protein is encoded by the coding sequence ATGTTAGAAAATGGTGATTTGATTTTTGTGAAGGACCTTTCAGATATGGGGCAGGCCATCCTGGCTTCTACCGGTAACTATAGTCATGTAGCCATTTTTTTGGACGGTTTCATCTACCATGCTAGTGGGCAAGCTGGTGTCATTTGTCAAGAACCAGCTGATTTTTTTGAACCAACTCATCTCTACGATCTTTATGTCTATCCAGAGCTGGAAGCTGACTTGGTAAAGGAGAGAGCTAGCAAACATTTGGGTGCACCCTATAATGCCTCTTTTTATCCGGATGGGAATGGCTTTTATTGCTCCCAGTATATCGCTGAAATCCTACCGATTTTTGAAACTATTCCCATGAAATTTGGTGATGGGGAGCAGGAGATTAGTGATTTTTGGAGGGAATATTACAGGAAACTCAAATTTCCTGTGCCTCTGAATCAGCCAGGGACCAATCCTAGTCAACTAGCAGCATCCCCTCTTTTAGAATGTAAAGAAAGGAATCTTCATGATTCAGATTTTTAA
- a CDS encoding DUF2568 domain-containing protein, whose amino-acid sequence MMRLIEGLHFLVEVVAILGLFSVSVIQISWLEKFLFFLLAVLLILFWARYMAPKSPHAFKKWHRLVAETSIFILVSGSFWHLYGLQIGILYLALSFGSLGLLYYFQLE is encoded by the coding sequence ATGATGCGATTGATTGAAGGACTGCACTTTTTGGTTGAAGTTGTCGCAATTCTTGGTCTTTTCTCCGTGTCTGTGATACAAATTTCTTGGCTAGAAAAATTCCTATTTTTCCTTCTAGCAGTTCTATTAATCTTATTTTGGGCACGATATATGGCACCAAAATCTCCACATGCTTTTAAAAAATGGCATCGCCTCGTTGCTGAGACATCGATTTTTATTTTAGTTAGTGGTAGTTTTTGGCATTTGTATGGATTGCAAATAGGAATCCTATACTTAGCTCTGTCTTTTGGAAGTTTGGGTCTGCTTTATTATTTTCAGCTAGAGTGA
- a CDS encoding manganese-dependent inorganic pyrophosphatase — MSKILVFGHQNPDSDAIGSSVAFAYLAKEAYGLDTEAVALGTPNEETAFVLNYFGVEAPRVITSAKAEGAEQVILTDHNEFQQSVSDIAEVEVYGVVDHHRVANFETASPLYMRLEPVGSASSIVYRMFKEHGVAVPKEIAGLMLSGLISDTLLLKSPTTHPSDKVIAPELAELAGVNLEEYGLAMLKAGTNLASKSAEELIDIDAKTFELNGNKVRVAQVNTVDIAEVLERQAEIEAAMQAANTANGYSDFVLMITDIVNSNSEILALGSNMDKVEAAFNFKLENNHAFLPGAVSRKKQVVPQLTESFNG; from the coding sequence ATGTCTAAGATTCTAGTATTTGGTCACCAAAATCCAGACTCAGATGCCATCGGGTCATCTGTAGCCTTTGCTTACCTTGCAAAAGAGGCTTATGGATTGGACACAGAAGCAGTAGCACTTGGAACTCCTAATGAAGAAACAGCCTTCGTTTTGAACTATTTTGGTGTAGAAGCACCACGCGTCATCACATCTGCTAAAGCAGAAGGTGCAGAGCAAGTCATCTTGACTGACCACAATGAATTCCAACAGTCAGTGTCAGATATCGCTGAAGTAGAAGTTTACGGAGTTGTGGATCACCACCGTGTGGCTAATTTTGAAACTGCCAGCCCACTTTACATGCGTTTGGAACCAGTTGGATCAGCGTCTTCTATCGTTTATCGCATGTTCAAAGAGCATGGTGTAGCTGTTCCTAAAGAAATCGCAGGTTTGATGCTTTCAGGTTTGATTTCAGATACTCTTCTTTTGAAATCACCAACAACTCACCCATCTGATAAAGTCATTGCTCCTGAATTGGCAGAATTAGCTGGTGTCAACTTGGAAGAGTACGGTTTGGCTATGCTGAAAGCTGGTACAAACTTGGCTAGTAAATCTGCTGAAGAATTGATTGACATCGATGCTAAGACATTTGAACTCAACGGAAATAAGGTTCGTGTTGCTCAGGTTAACACAGTTGATATTGCTGAAGTCTTGGAACGCCAAGCTGAAATCGAAGCAGCAATGCAAGCTGCCAATACAGCAAACGGCTACTCTGACTTTGTTTTGATGATTACAGACATCGTCAACTCAAACTCAGAAATCCTTGCTCTTGGATCAAACATGGACAAGGTCGAAGCAGCTTTCAACTTCAAACTTGAAAACAACCACGCTTTCCTTCCAGGTGCTGTTTCACGTAAGAAACAAGTGGTGCCTCAGTTGACAGAAAGCTTTAATGGGTAA
- a CDS encoding GIY-YIG nuclease family protein, with protein sequence MDHKAYMYVVECRDGSYYTGYTTDVKRRLAVHNSGKGAKYTRARLPVKLIYVEGFASKEEAMSAEALLKRKKRPQKERFLSENQEKNLVNHIDV encoded by the coding sequence ATGGATCATAAGGCCTATATGTATGTGGTGGAGTGTCGCGACGGTTCTTACTATACGGGCTATACAACGGATGTGAAGAGGCGCCTTGCCGTTCATAATAGTGGTAAGGGAGCCAAGTATACCCGAGCTCGCTTGCCAGTCAAACTCATCTATGTAGAGGGTTTTGCCAGTAAGGAAGAAGCCATGTCTGCCGAGGCTCTCCTCAAACGAAAGAAACGTCCTCAGAAAGAACGATTTTTATCTGAAAATCAAGAGAAAAATCTAGTCAACCATATTGATGTCTAA
- a CDS encoding tRNA1(Val) (adenine(37)-N6)-methyltransferase, producing MKEEQLLKPGERINQLFSTDIKIIQNREVFSYSVDSVLLSRFPRFPKRGLIVDFCAGNGAVGLFASSRTQARIISVEIQERLADMAERSVQLNGLEEQMQVICDDLKNMPAHIQGSKVDMILCNPPYFKVDPHSNLNESEHYLLARHEITTNLKEICRSAQSILKSNGRLAMVHRPDRLLDILDMLQRHNLAPKRLQFVYPKREKEANMLLIEAIKDGSTSGFKVLPPLIVHNDDGSYTPEIQEIYYGS from the coding sequence ATGAAAGAAGAACAATTATTAAAACCAGGAGAGCGAATCAATCAGCTCTTTTCGACAGATATCAAAATCATCCAAAATAGAGAGGTGTTTAGCTATTCGGTGGATAGTGTTCTTTTATCACGCTTTCCTCGCTTCCCTAAACGGGGTTTAATTGTGGACTTTTGTGCTGGAAATGGTGCAGTGGGACTTTTTGCTAGTTCACGTACTCAGGCGCGGATAATATCTGTAGAGATTCAGGAGCGCTTGGCGGATATGGCAGAGCGTTCGGTTCAGTTGAATGGCTTGGAAGAGCAGATGCAGGTCATCTGTGATGATTTGAAAAATATGCCTGCCCACATTCAGGGAAGTAAGGTGGATATGATTTTGTGCAATCCGCCTTATTTTAAGGTGGATCCGCATTCCAATCTGAACGAGAGTGAACATTACCTTCTGGCCAGACACGAAATTACGACTAACCTAAAAGAAATTTGCCGTAGTGCTCAGAGTATTCTCAAGTCTAATGGCCGTTTGGCCATGGTTCATCGTCCAGATCGGCTCTTGGATATCTTAGACATGCTTCAACGCCATAATTTAGCACCCAAGCGCCTGCAATTTGTCTATCCTAAACGTGAGAAGGAGGCTAATATGCTCTTAATCGAAGCTATCAAGGATGGATCGACCAGTGGCTTTAAGGTCTTGCCACCACTCATCGTTCACAATGATGATGGTTCTTATACACCAGAAATTCAAGAGATTTACTATGGATCATAA
- a CDS encoding S1 RNA-binding domain-containing protein has protein sequence MKIGDKLTGRITGIQPYGAFVELETGVTGLIHISEIRTGFIENIYDILKIGDEVQVQVVDFDEYTGKASLSIRTLEEEKHQLPRRRRFSNDRIKHGFAPLGRMMPVWTREALEYLKKKP, from the coding sequence ATGAAAATTGGTGATAAGCTGACTGGGCGTATTACAGGAATTCAGCCCTACGGTGCCTTTGTTGAGTTAGAGACAGGGGTGACAGGGCTGATTCACATCTCGGAGATTCGGACGGGATTTATTGAAAATATCTATGACATTTTAAAAATTGGTGATGAAGTCCAAGTTCAGGTGGTGGATTTTGACGAATACACTGGGAAGGCTAGTCTTTCTATCCGTACCTTGGAAGAGGAAAAACATCAATTGCCAAGACGGAGACGTTTTTCAAATGATCGGATCAAGCACGGTTTTGCACCACTTGGGCGAATGATGCCTGTTTGGACGCGTGAGGCACTAGAGTATTTAAAGAAGAAGCCATAA
- a CDS encoding bifunctional Cof-type HAD-IIB family hydrolase/peptidylprolyl isomerase → MDAKLKYKAKKIRIVFFDIDDTLRTSKTGFIPATIPTVFKQLREKGILTGIASGRGIFGVVPEIRELKPDFFVTLNGAYIEDKKGQVIYQHQIDKSDVVEYISWTKEEGIEYGLVGSHDAKLSTRTELISEAIDPIYPNLDVDPNFHEKADIYQMWTFEDKGDDLHLPESLSDKLRMVRWHEHSSDIVPISGSKATGVAKVVEHLGLKPENVMVFGDGLNDLELFDYAGISIAMGISHDKIKEKADYITKTVEEDGIFDALEGFGMVEKELHFPQVDIETVEGPLATIKTNHGDLRIKLFPEHAPKTVANFVALSKDGYYDGVIFHRIIKDFMIQGGDPTGTGMGGESIYGDSFEDEFSEELYNIRGALSMANAGPNTNGSQFFIVQNQHLPYSKKEIARGGWPEPIAEIYAEQGGTPHLDRRHTVFGQLLDAESFAVLDAIAAVETGAMDKPVEDVVIETIEIED, encoded by the coding sequence ATGGATGCAAAATTAAAATACAAGGCAAAGAAGATTAGAATTGTCTTTTTTGATATTGATGATACCTTGCGTACGTCAAAGACGGGCTTTATTCCAGCTACAATTCCCACTGTTTTTAAGCAGTTGCGAGAGAAAGGGATTTTAACAGGTATCGCCTCTGGGCGAGGTATTTTCGGTGTTGTTCCAGAGATTCGTGAGCTCAAACCGGACTTTTTTGTAACCCTAAATGGGGCCTATATAGAAGATAAAAAAGGTCAGGTCATTTATCAACATCAGATTGACAAGTCAGATGTTGTGGAGTACATTTCTTGGACGAAGGAAGAGGGAATTGAGTACGGCCTGGTTGGTAGTCATGACGCCAAACTCTCCACGCGAACAGAACTGATCAGTGAAGCTATTGATCCGATTTATCCAAACTTGGATGTGGATCCTAACTTCCATGAAAAAGCAGATATTTACCAGATGTGGACCTTTGAGGATAAAGGGGATGACTTGCACCTACCAGAGTCTTTATCGGATAAACTTCGCATGGTGCGTTGGCATGAACATTCATCTGATATCGTGCCGATTTCAGGATCCAAAGCAACTGGTGTAGCCAAGGTTGTAGAACATCTAGGCTTGAAACCAGAGAATGTCATGGTCTTTGGGGATGGTCTCAATGACTTGGAACTCTTTGATTATGCTGGAATCAGTATTGCTATGGGAATTTCTCATGATAAAATCAAAGAAAAAGCAGATTATATTACAAAAACAGTAGAAGAAGATGGCATTTTTGATGCCTTAGAAGGATTTGGTATGGTAGAAAAAGAATTGCATTTCCCACAAGTAGACATTGAAACAGTAGAAGGTCCGCTAGCGACCATTAAAACAAATCACGGAGACTTGCGTATCAAGCTCTTCCCTGAACATGCTCCCAAAACAGTAGCAAACTTTGTTGCTCTGTCAAAAGACGGTTACTATGATGGTGTCATTTTCCACCGAATTATCAAGGACTTTATGATCCAAGGTGGAGACCCAACTGGTACTGGTATGGGGGGCGAGTCAATCTACGGTGACTCTTTTGAAGATGAATTTTCTGAAGAACTCTATAATATCCGTGGTGCCCTTTCTATGGCCAATGCGGGCCCAAATACCAATGGTAGCCAGTTCTTTATCGTGCAAAACCAACACTTGCCGTACTCTAAGAAAGAGATTGCGCGTGGTGGCTGGCCTGAACCGATCGCTGAGATTTATGCAGAACAAGGTGGAACTCCTCACCTTGACCGTCGTCATACTGTTTTCGGGCAGTTGCTAGATGCTGAATCTTTTGCGGTCTTGGATGCCATTGCAGCTGTTGAGACTGGTGCAATGGACAAACCAGTTGAAGATGTAGTAATTGAAACGATTGAAATTGAGGACTAG
- a CDS encoding glycosyl hydrolase family 8 has protein sequence MKTNKLKYVWFVLILSIFCLALFLARGRSKVEMRNRIYSQWSQQFLVTKGDQSYVRTTNDSEETTVLSEAQSYGMLITVLAAQKGQASQADFESLYRYYQNHRIEGTQLMSWKQVITNGSETVEKQNATDGDLYIAYSLIEAAKQWPDKAQEYQAQAKKILDDILKYNYNEETGVLTVGNWANKDSDYYYLMRTSDTLPHYFQSFYDLTGNKQWLDVKDKMLGQLEQISSHSDTGLLPDFIWAEKSEARLVDANTIESQYDGAYSYNACRLPYHLSQSQDERSQKLVQKMMDFFMKEQRIYAGYDLNGSALNQYQAGSFLAPITYASDKGEGYLKLLQQNKYIFTQDLPLDNYYDATMITMIALEMF, from the coding sequence ATGAAAACGAATAAATTAAAATATGTCTGGTTTGTGCTCATCCTTTCTATCTTTTGTTTAGCCTTGTTTTTAGCAAGAGGAAGGAGTAAAGTCGAGATGCGTAATCGAATTTACAGCCAATGGAGCCAACAGTTCCTTGTTACAAAAGGTGATCAGTCTTATGTTCGTACGACAAATGATTCTGAGGAAACGACAGTTCTATCAGAAGCCCAAAGTTACGGCATGCTCATAACGGTTTTAGCAGCCCAAAAAGGGCAAGCAAGTCAAGCAGATTTTGAGAGTCTTTATCGCTATTATCAAAATCATCGTATCGAGGGAACGCAGTTGATGTCTTGGAAGCAAGTGATCACAAATGGTAGTGAAACGGTTGAGAAGCAGAACGCAACTGATGGGGATCTCTACATCGCTTATTCTTTGATTGAAGCTGCCAAGCAGTGGCCAGATAAGGCGCAGGAATACCAAGCGCAAGCTAAAAAAATCTTGGATGATATCCTTAAGTACAACTACAATGAAGAGACAGGTGTTTTAACAGTAGGAAACTGGGCAAACAAGGATTCTGATTATTATTACTTGATGCGGACGTCTGATACTCTTCCTCACTATTTCCAATCTTTCTATGACCTGACTGGAAACAAACAGTGGTTAGATGTTAAGGATAAGATGCTTGGGCAATTGGAGCAAATCAGTTCTCATTCTGATACGGGTCTCTTGCCAGACTTTATCTGGGCTGAGAAGTCTGAGGCACGTCTTGTTGATGCCAACACTATCGAATCTCAATACGATGGAGCGTATTCTTATAACGCTTGTCGTTTGCCTTATCACCTGTCACAGAGCCAGGATGAAAGAAGCCAAAAACTCGTTCAAAAGATGATGGATTTCTTTATGAAAGAGCAACGCATTTATGCTGGATATGACTTGAATGGATCTGCCCTCAATCAATACCAGGCAGGTAGTTTCTTGGCACCGATTACCTATGCATCTGACAAGGGAGAAGGTTATCTAAAACTTCTTCAGCAAAATAAATACATTTTCACACAAGATTTACCTTTGGACAACTACTATGATGCAACGATGATTACCATGATTGCTCTAGAGATGTTCTAG
- a CDS encoding glycosyltransferase: MISQMVMIFTLLTIWISLAWGLVILFSAVHFWFKHSDFRVDTSPLPYYPKVTIVVPAHNEDVVIAQTAKAILDMNYPHDRVELLLFADNCSDNTYAECLSVQAMPEYAERNLTIIDRTGTGGKAGVLNDALEMATGEYICVYDADAMPEKNALYFLVKEVMKDPERHVASFGRNKTRNANQNFLTRCINQEIVVTQRVHHVGMWHLFKIGRIPGTNFIIQTDFVKSIGGWKNGALTEDTDISFKIMQSGKLIALAYNSEAFQQEPETLKSYYMQRKRWAKGNYEVVLSNFKHLFGRANWRVKLEVFNYSCVFFWFNFAIVLSDLIFLANVLAICLNLFFPDVRVPFAFDADNIYIAQLMLFNWILMIGLYLMQIMTALASQFGQATTKQIWLALAAYFSYAQMFIVVSVDSISSIVLDKVLRRKETKWVKTKRFAG, from the coding sequence ATGATTAGTCAAATGGTAATGATTTTTACCTTGCTTACAATTTGGATTTCTCTAGCTTGGGGCTTGGTAATTCTCTTTTCGGCAGTACACTTTTGGTTTAAACACAGTGATTTTCGTGTAGACACTTCGCCGCTACCTTATTATCCTAAGGTCACCATTGTTGTTCCTGCTCATAATGAGGATGTGGTTATTGCCCAAACGGCAAAAGCTATCTTGGATATGAATTATCCTCACGATCGTGTGGAATTGCTCTTATTTGCGGATAACTGTTCGGATAACACTTATGCTGAATGCTTGTCTGTACAAGCCATGCCAGAATATGCTGAAAGAAATCTAACCATTATAGACCGTACTGGTACGGGAGGAAAAGCGGGCGTTCTAAACGATGCTTTGGAGATGGCAACAGGCGAATACATCTGTGTTTATGATGCGGATGCTATGCCTGAAAAGAACGCCCTTTATTTCCTTGTCAAAGAAGTGATGAAGGACCCAGAACGCCACGTGGCATCTTTTGGCCGCAACAAGACTCGAAACGCCAACCAAAATTTCTTGACTCGTTGTATCAACCAAGAGATCGTTGTTACTCAGCGCGTGCACCACGTTGGGATGTGGCATCTCTTTAAAATTGGGCGTATCCCAGGAACCAACTTTATCATTCAAACCGACTTTGTAAAGAGTATCGGTGGTTGGAAAAATGGTGCCTTAACTGAGGATACCGATATTTCCTTCAAAATCATGCAGAGTGGTAAATTGATTGCCCTTGCCTATAATTCAGAGGCTTTCCAACAAGAACCTGAGACCTTAAAGAGTTACTATATGCAGCGGAAACGTTGGGCGAAAGGAAATTATGAAGTTGTTCTCTCGAACTTTAAGCATTTATTTGGCAGAGCAAACTGGCGCGTTAAACTAGAAGTCTTTAACTATTCTTGTGTTTTCTTTTGGTTTAACTTTGCTATTGTTCTTTCGGATTTGATTTTCCTAGCGAATGTGCTAGCGATCTGTCTTAATCTTTTCTTCCCAGATGTCAGGGTTCCATTTGCTTTTGATGCGGACAATATCTACATCGCCCAGCTCATGCTCTTTAACTGGATTCTCATGATTGGTCTCTATTTGATGCAAATTATGACAGCATTGGCAAGTCAATTTGGACAAGCGACAACTAAACAAATCTGGTTAGCCCTGGCAGCCTATTTCTCTTATGCACAGATGTTTATCGTTGTATCCGTTGATTCCATTTCTTCAATCGTGCTGGATAAAGTACTCCGACGAAAAGAAACCAAGTGGGTTAAAACCAAACGATTTGCAGGATAG
- the wecB gene encoding UDP-N-acetylglucosamine 2-epimerase (non-hydrolyzing), translating to MKKLKVMVVFGTRPEAIKMAPLVLELQKHSDSIETITVVTAQHRQMLDQVLETFSIEPHYDLDIMGKNQSLLDITGKILEKFDPVVKQELPDMVLVHGDTTTTFAASLVAFYNQVRIGHVEAGLRTFDKYSPFPEEMNRQMTDNLADLYFAPTSESKENLLKENHPESAIVITGNTAIDALKLTVQSDYYHEVLDQLDPDKKLVLVTMHRRENQGQPMRNVFTALREMVDLHQEIEVVYPVHLSPAVQEAANDILAGHDRIHLIEPLDVLDFHNLASRSYFIMTDSGGVQEEAPSLGKPVLVLRDTTERPEGVRAGTLKLVGTYPVRVKEAMAALLTDETLYRQMSQAPNPYGDGRASERIVQSIQQYFGAATSVSEFKGGK from the coding sequence ATGAAGAAACTGAAAGTGATGGTTGTTTTTGGGACACGACCAGAAGCTATTAAAATGGCCCCTTTAGTGTTAGAATTGCAAAAACATAGTGACAGCATTGAGACGATCACAGTTGTGACAGCTCAGCATCGCCAAATGCTAGATCAAGTTCTTGAAACTTTTAGCATTGAGCCACATTATGACCTGGATATTATGGGGAAAAATCAATCCCTTTTAGATATTACTGGAAAAATTTTAGAAAAGTTTGATCCAGTTGTTAAGCAAGAACTTCCAGATATGGTTCTTGTTCATGGAGATACAACAACAACTTTTGCAGCAAGTTTAGTTGCTTTCTATAATCAGGTACGTATCGGCCACGTTGAAGCCGGGCTAAGGACCTTTGATAAGTATTCTCCTTTCCCAGAAGAAATGAATCGTCAGATGACTGATAACCTTGCGGATCTTTATTTTGCTCCAACTAGTGAGAGTAAAGAAAATCTCCTCAAGGAAAATCACCCTGAGTCTGCTATTGTCATTACGGGGAATACAGCCATTGATGCCTTGAAACTAACCGTTCAATCGGATTACTATCATGAAGTTCTAGATCAATTGGATCCAGATAAGAAACTTGTATTGGTAACCATGCACCGTCGTGAGAATCAAGGTCAACCAATGAGAAATGTCTTTACAGCTTTACGTGAGATGGTTGATCTTCATCAGGAAATTGAGGTTGTTTATCCTGTTCACCTCAGTCCTGCCGTGCAAGAAGCAGCAAACGATATCTTAGCTGGTCACGATCGTATTCACTTGATTGAGCCTTTAGATGTACTTGATTTTCATAATTTGGCTTCAAGAAGCTATTTTATCATGACTGACTCTGGAGGTGTTCAGGAAGAGGCACCTTCTCTCGGCAAACCTGTCCTTGTCCTTCGTGACACGACGGAACGTCCAGAAGGAGTAAGAGCAGGTACGTTGAAGCTAGTTGGTACGTATCCAGTACGTGTGAAAGAAGCAATGGCAGCACTCTTAACAGATGAAACTCTTTATAGACAAATGTCTCAGGCACCAAATCCTTATGGAGATGGAAGAGCTTCTGAACGAATCGTACAATCCATTCAACAGTACTTTGGGGCAGCGACTTCTGTATCTGAATTCAAAGGGGGGAAATAA
- a CDS encoding GNAT family N-acetyltransferase, whose product METTCLIRKMQTSDVKELSQGFINQGWPGREEILARYFLEQECGEREVLVAEVEGALVGYITILPCAKQGPFAEIYPELSDFNVFEPFQNQGIGNLLLEEAEKRVRLTSDKVTLGVGLHSGYGPAQRLYIKRGYIPDGTGVWYQNHQPGMNAVCEDIGELVLYLSKNLF is encoded by the coding sequence ATGGAAACAACGTGTCTGATTAGAAAAATGCAAACATCTGATGTTAAAGAACTATCCCAAGGTTTTATCAATCAAGGTTGGCCGGGTAGAGAAGAAATTTTGGCTAGGTATTTTCTTGAACAAGAATGTGGGGAGAGAGAAGTCTTAGTTGCAGAGGTTGAGGGTGCTTTAGTGGGTTATATCACAATTTTGCCCTGCGCTAAGCAGGGGCCTTTTGCAGAAATCTATCCAGAACTCTCAGATTTCAATGTCTTTGAACCTTTTCAAAATCAAGGTATTGGAAATCTCTTGCTGGAAGAAGCAGAAAAACGAGTTAGGCTCACATCGGATAAGGTGACCCTTGGTGTTGGGCTCCATTCAGGGTATGGACCTGCCCAGAGATTGTACATCAAACGAGGCTATATTCCAGATGGGACGGGTGTTTGGTATCAGAACCATCAACCGGGCATGAATGCGGTTTGTGAAGATATCGGAGAATTGGTTTTGTATCTGTCGAAAAATTTGTTTTAA
- the rpsR gene encoding 30S ribosomal protein S18 produces MAQQRRGGFKRRKKVDYIAANKIEYVDYKDTELLSRFVSERGKILPRRVTGTSAKNQRKVTTAIKRARVMALMPFVNED; encoded by the coding sequence ATGGCTCAACAACGTCGTGGCGGATTCAAACGCCGTAAAAAAGTTGATTACATCGCAGCAAACAAAATTGAATATGTTGATTACAAAGATACTGAGCTTCTTAGCCGTTTTGTTTCAGAACGTGGGAAAATCCTTCCTCGTCGTGTAACAGGAACTTCAGCTAAAAACCAACGTAAAGTAACAACAGCTATCAAACGCGCTCGCGTAATGGCTTTGATGCCTTTCGTAAACGAAGATTAA
- the ssbA gene encoding single-stranded DNA-binding protein SsbA, whose amino-acid sequence MINNVVLVGRMTRDAELRYTPSNVAVATFTLAVNRTFKSQNGEREADFINVVMWRQQAENLANWAKKGSLIGITGRIQTRSYDNQQGQRVYVTEVVADNFQMLESRGVREGHSGGAYSAPTAGQSAPANPVPDFSRSENPFGATNPLDISDDDLPF is encoded by the coding sequence ATGATTAACAATGTTGTACTTGTAGGGCGTATGACGCGTGACGCTGAGTTGCGTTATACCCCATCAAATGTAGCAGTTGCGACTTTTACTCTTGCAGTAAACCGTACATTTAAGAGTCAAAATGGCGAACGTGAGGCTGATTTTATCAATGTCGTTATGTGGCGCCAACAAGCTGAAAATCTTGCTAACTGGGCTAAAAAAGGCTCTCTTATCGGGATCACAGGTCGTATTCAGACTCGAAGTTACGATAACCAGCAAGGACAACGTGTTTACGTAACAGAAGTCGTGGCGGATAATTTCCAAATGTTGGAAAGCCGCGGAGTGCGTGAAGGACATTCAGGTGGAGCTTATTCCGCACCAACTGCTGGTCAATCAGCACCTGCAAACCCAGTACCAGACTTTTCACGTTCTGAAAATCCATTTGGAGCAACAAATCCATTGGACATTTCAGATGATGATTTACCATTCTAA
- the rpsF gene encoding 30S ribosomal protein S6: MAKYEILYIIRPNIEEEAKNALVARFDSILTDNGATVVESKDWEKRRLAYEIQDFREGLYHIVNVEANDDVALKEFDRLSKINTDILRHMIVKLDA; the protein is encoded by the coding sequence ATGGCTAAATACGAAATTCTTTATATCATTCGTCCAAACATTGAAGAAGAAGCGAAAAACGCTTTGGTAGCACGTTTTGACTCTATCTTGACTGACAACGGTGCAACTGTTGTTGAATCAAAAGATTGGGAAAAACGTCGTCTTGCATACGAAATCCAAGATTTCCGTGAAGGACTTTACCACATCGTTAACGTTGAAGCAAACGATGACGTAGCTCTTAAAGAGTTTGACCGTCTTTCAAAAATCAACACTGACATTCTTCGTCACATGATCGTCAAACTTGACGCGTAA